The following DNA comes from Streptomyces sp. NBC_00273.
CCTACCCCCCTTGAAAGGAACTGATTGACATGGCCGCGTTCGAAATCCAGGAACTGGTGCGGTTGCTGAGGGAGTGCGCCGGTGAGGAGGAGTCCGTCGATCTGGAGGGCGACATCCTCGACACCACCTTCGAGGACCTCGGCTACGACTCGCTCGCGCTCTTCAACACGGTGAGCCGGATCGAGCGGGACCACTGCGTCGAGCTGCCCGACGAGGTCGTCACAGAGGCCAGGACGCCGGGCGAGCTCCTCGGTCTGATCAACGCCCAACTCGCCCAGCGGGTGTAGGCGTCCACCTCAGTCGAATCGCTGTCGCAGGCACCGGCACCAGCACCGGCACCAGCACCAGCACCAGCACCAGCACCGAGCAGGCGCCGGTGCCTGCGGCCGGCACTTCACCCGAAGGAGAGATATCGCGATGTGTGGCATTGCAGGATGGGTCGACTTCGAGCGGGACCTCTCCCGGGAAGAGGCCACCGCGACGGCGATGACACGGACCATGTCGTGCCGGGGCCCGGACGCGGAAGGGCTGTGGATCCGAGAGCACGTGGCGCTGGGCCACCGCCGGCTGGCCGTGATCGACCTCGAAGGCGGCGTACAGCCCATGACTGCCGAGGACGGCGACAACCACACACTCGCATCGCTCACCTTCTGCGGTGAAATCTACAACTACCGTGAACTGCGCGCTGAGTTGACGGCCCTGGGGCATACCTTCCGCACTTCCAGCGACACCGAAGTGGTGCTGCGCGGCTACCTCCAATGGGGCGCGGACCTCGCCGTACACCTCAACGGCATGTTCGCCCTCGCCGTCTGGGACCCCCGCACCGAGGAACTGCTGCTGCTGCGCGACCGCATGGGCGTCAAACCGCTCTTCTACCTGCCCACTGAACACGGTGTGCTCTTCGGCTCGGAACCCAAGGCCATCCTGGCTCATCCGCTCGCGCCGCGCCGCGTCGGCGCCGAGGGCCTGTGCGAGCTCCTCGACATGGTCAAGACCCCCGGCGTCGGCGTGTTCAGCGCGATGCACGAGGTCCGCCCGGGGCACCTGGTCCGCATCAACCGGCAGGGGCTTGCCACCCGCGCCTACTGGAAGTTGGAAGCCCAGGAGCACACCGACGACCTGGACACCACGATCGGCACGGTCCGCGGCCTGCTCGAGGACATCGTCGCCCGGCAGATGGTCTCCGACGTCCCGCTGTGCCTGCTGCTCTCCGGCGGCCTCGACTCCTCGACGGTCACCGCGCTCGCCGCCCGCTTCTCGGCGGCGCAGGGCCTCGATACCGTGCGCTCGTTCTCCGTCGACTTCGCGCAGGCCGCCGACCGTTTCCTGCCGGACGCCGTACGCGGCATGCGCGACGCACCGTTCGTCCAGGACGTGGTACGCCACGTCGGCTCAAACCACACCGAAGTGGTCCTCAACAGCGGCGACCTCACTGATCCCGTGCTGCGCGGCGCCGTGCTGCGCGCCGTCGATGCTCCCCCGGCGTTCTGGGGCGACATGTGGCCCTCCCTCTATCTCCTGTTCCGGGCCGTCAAAGAGCACTCCACCGTCGCGCTCTCCGGGGAGGCCGCCGACGAACTCTTCGGCGGCTACCGCTGGTTCCGCAACCCCCACGCGGTACGCGCCGACACCTTCCCCTGGCTGACCTCGGGCTCGACCCGCTACTTCGGCGGACTCGGCCTTCTGGACAAGGGATTCCTCGACAAGCTCGACCTTCCCGGCTACCGCCAAGACCGCTACCACGAGGCCCTCGCCGAGGTGCCGGTACTACCCGGCGAAAGCGCCGACGAGCGTGTGATGCGCAAGGTCAGCTATCTCAACCTGACCCGGTTCGTCCAGACGCTGCTGGACCGCAAGGACCGGATGAGCATGGCCGTCGGCCTCGAGGTTCGAGTGCCGTTCTGCGACCACCGCCTGGTCGAGTACGTCTTCAACACCCCCTGGGCCATGAAGTCGTTCGACGGCCGCGAGAAAAGCCTGCTACGGGCCGCCGCGTCCGACCTGCTGCCCGCCTCCGTCACCGAGCGGATCAAAAGCCCCTACCCCGCAACCCAGGACCCCCTCTACGAGCAGGCACTGCGCGCAGAGCTCGCCGACATCGCCGCCGACGCCAACTCCCCCGTCCTGCCACTGCTCGACCGGGCCCAGGTACGCAAGATCGTGGACCGTCCGCTGGGCGACGTCAGCCAGCCCTACGACCGGGGCGGCCTGGAGATGGCCCTGTGGCTCAACGCCTGGCTGACCGAGTACGACGTCAGCCTCGATGTGTGAGGTGCGGCAATGAGCGAAATACCCACCGACTTCTGCATCGTCGGCGCCGGCCCCGCCGGCCTGACGCTCGCCCTGCTCCTCCTCCGCTCCGGAGCCCGGGTCACCGTCCTGGAACGCTCCCGATCCCTGGAACGCGAGTACCGCGGCGAAATCCTCCAGCCCGGCGGCCAGTCACTCCTACACGACCTAGGAGTCCTAGACGGCGCCCGGGCCCGGGGCTGCTACGAGCACGACCGGTTCCTACTGGAGGAAAACGACCGGATCCTGATCAACGGCGACTACCGCAAACTACCCGGCCCCTTCAACTGCCTCCTCAGCATCCCCCAGCAGCACATCCTCCAGGAACTACTCGAACAGTGCCGCACCCACACGAAGTTCAAGTACCTCGAAGCAACCAAATGCTCCACCCTGATCACGGACAGCGCAGGGCAGGTACGCGGTGCGATAGGCCGCGGCCCCGCCGGAGACCAGGTGGTGCACGCACACTGCGTCATCGGGGCGGACGGCCGCTACTCCAAGGTGCGACGGCTGGCTGGCGTGGAATACGACCGGATGGAAGCCTTCGACCAAGACGTGCTCTGGTTCAAGCTCCCCACCGACAGCAACCTGCCCCACGACGTACGCATCTTCCGGGCGGGCGGCAACCCCGCCCTGGCCTACGCCTCCTACCCCGGGAACATCCAAATCGGCTGGACACTCCCCCACAAGAGCTACCAACAACAAGCAGCTCTAGGACTCGACCACATCAAGGCCCAACTGTGCAATGCCCTACCCGAACAAGCGGACCGCATCCAGGCCGAGATCACCAGTTTCAAAGACCTCTCACTGCTCGACGTGTTCTCCGGCACGGCCCGCGAATGGGCCAAGCCCGGTCTACTACTGATCGGGGACAGCGCACACACACACGGGCCGATCGGCGCCCAAGGCATCAACGTAGCCATTCAGGACGCCGTCGCCGCCCACCCCGTACTACTGGCCTCACTACGGGCCGGCAACGCCAGCACCGACTTCCTGAACCGGTTCGCCACCCCCCGCCGACACGACATACACCGCATGATGAAAATCCAGGCAATGCAGGGCAAGACGATGCTGTCCACCGGCACGATCTCCTCGATGATCCGCCCCCGAATGGCCAAGCTGGTCTCCCACACACGCCTCTACCACACCGTGCTAAACCAACTCGCCTTCGGCAACCAAACAATCCGCATCCGCCACGAACTATTTGAGCCCGGCCAACAAACACCCCAGTAACAACACCTGGACGACACACCACCAGGCCCCAGCCGCCGTCGGGGCGGCCCGGACCCGACGCAAACACCACTACGCAGTACAGCCGAACAGGTACCGACCCGTTCACTAGGCGCTACTCCGGACGCGAAAAGAGCAGTGCGCGGGCCAGTTCACGCTCCACCGCACTGAACGGCACATCAGGGCACAACCACTCCGGATGCCCGCCGGACGGCCCACACGGCATGCTCCGCAACACCTTGACCTTCCCCCGCCAGCGAGGACTCACCGAGCAAGCGGCCACTTCCGCGGTCGACCAGGCATGCAGGATGCTCCGGTTGCCCACCATCCGGTCCCAGTTCCCCGAGCTCGCCGCGACAGCCGAACGCGAGCAGATGTCCTACCTCGGCTTCCTCGCCGAACTCCTCCTCGCCGAGTGCGACGACCGGGCCCGTCGACGCTCCGAACGCCGCATCAAGGCCGCCGGTTTCCCCCGCGACAAGTCCCTCCGAAAGTTCGACTTCGATGCCAACCCCAACATCGACGCAGCCATGATCCACACCCTCGCCAAGTGCGAATGGATCAAGAAGAGCCTGCCGCTCTGCCTGATCGGCGACTCCGGAACCGGCAAGTCCCACCTGCTGATCGCCCTCGGCACCGAAGCCGCAATGGCCGGCTTCCGAGTTAAGTACGTGCTGGCGACGAAGCTGGTCAACGAGCTCGTCGAGGCTGCCGACGAGAAGCAGCTGACCAAGACAATCGCCCGCTACGGCCGCGTCGATCTTTTGTGCATCGACGAGCTCGGCTACATGGAACTCGACCGCCGCGGCGCCGAACTCCTCTTCCAGGTTCTGACCGAACGGGAGGAAAAGAACAGCGTGGCGATCGCCTCGAACGAGTCGTTCTCTGGCTGGACCAAGACCTTCACGGACCCTCGGCTCTGCGCGGCCATCGTCGACCGCCTCACCTTCGGCGGCAACATCATCGAGACCGGCACTGACTCCTACCGCCTCGCCACCACCCGCGCCCGCGCCGAACAACAAGCCGCAGCTGTGTGATCGCAGTTTCCGAGAGCATGCCAAGTCGGGGGTCTCTATCGGTCAGCGCTCTCGGATTCGCCACCACCACCAACGACCCGCCGTCCACTCGCTCATCCGGCCAGGGTTCGGCAGGGTGCGGCGCTCGAACTCGGCATCTATTCGCTGCACCAGTCGGCCCAGGTCATGCCGGGCCCCGCGAGGCAGGCGACGCATCGCTTCTTCCAAGGTGTCACGCGCATCTTCGACCTCCAGGCCGGGCTCCCACACCTGAGAAGCGTTCAAGTAGCGACCAGGCTGCTTGAACGCCCACTCAAACCGGGACAGTGCCTCGGCGACGGCATCCCGCTCCATCCGCTCGTCTTCCAGGCGCCGAACGGCAGCACGAGTAAGGGCGGAGACACCAGAGATCCGTGGCACCGGAACATATCTACGTGGCCGCCATCGCTCAGCGCGGACAGCCTTCGGACGCCTACGCGGCATCGGCCTTTCGGATCAACATGCCGTCATCCTGCCACGGGCTGGGCTACCTCCGCACGTGATCATCGAGAGCCTGCACCACTTCCGGTGCTCTTACTTCTCACCGACATTCATGCACTCTCGGGACGCCGAGTGATGCTGGAACCCACTGACAACTGCTCTCGCTTGAGACCTACGCAGCCAGCCACCAGACAGCGCAACACCACATACCAGCAACCCCGAAACACTCGACCACACCAACCGAAAGCATCCATCCCCAACTCCTCCGCCAGCTACCGACCGTGTCATCACACACCGCGCCAACCAACGTTCGGAGACAGATAGACGATCATCCGCACGTCGTTAGAGGGAGGAGCCCACATGCACGAGACATGCACCTCGAAAAACGAGCGGGTCAACGGCCCGGAACCATACGGACACCCGCCCCTCATCCCCGGCGAAGACGAGGAAGACACGGAGCCCGAGCCACACATCTGGCGCGGCATCGACTGACTGACACTCCCCCACACCGGCCGGAACCAGGCACCCACCGCGCCCCCAGCCCTACAGCAACGGCAAACCCACCGGCAGCTACAACCCAGACCACCACCCCAAGTCGCCTACCTCGGCGACGCCCTGGTCCGCTGCAGCACCGTGCGCCCGCCCACCGGCGACAACGGCGCGACCGCCACAGTCATCGCCCGCGTCCTGCCTGAGTACCGCCGCCGCGGCCTCGGCACCCGCCTCTACCAGCGTGCCCTGGGCCAGGCCCGCGCGCTGGACGCCCAGGTCATCGAGACCGTGGTCCTGGCTTCCAACCCGGACGGACTGCGCTTCGCCAAGCAGCACGGCTTCACCGAAGTCGAACGCTACCTGCTGCGCGAAGACAACACCGTGCCCTGGATCGACCTGCGCCTGACCTGACCCGCAGGACCGGAGCGCGGCGCTGGACGCTGCCGACCGGGGCGTTGCCGGCGCCGTGTGACGGCAGCCGGGCCTGCCCGCGGTCGACAGCGTCACGGGGGCCGGGAGCAGCCCGTCCGAGGGCGGCTCCACAGCAGTCGCCATTGCATCCTGTGTCCGCGTGGGACCGGGCGTTGCCGCGCGGGGCGACGGATGAGCCCCACCCGGACAGAGTGCTTCCTCGGCCGGTCGGGGCGACGCTCCGCAGATGTTCGATGCCTCCGCACCCGTCCGTGTTCCCCGCCCGCAGGGCGTCCGCCCTCACCCCGGCCCGGCCGGCCACGCATCCGCCGGCTGACGGCCCTGGGGCACGGCGGGCGCCGGTCAGCCCGTCGGCGCATCGACGTCCTCACACGCACTGTTGGCGGCCGTCTCGGGCGCAGTGGCGATCGCCTCCTGCCAGTGCTGCCGCTCCCCCGCCAGGCCCCGCGCGGCCGGTTCGGCGTACCAGGCCCACGCCTCGGTGCCCGCGGCACCGGCCGTCGATCCGGACTGGACCGCGATCACGTACCGGCGGCCGGGCTCCAGCACCGCGTAGCGGTCCGGGTCCTCGGTGGCGTACCGGCCCGGG
Coding sequences within:
- a CDS encoding acyl carrier protein yields the protein MAAFEIQELVRLLRECAGEEESVDLEGDILDTTFEDLGYDSLALFNTVSRIERDHCVELPDEVVTEARTPGELLGLINAQLAQRV
- the asnB gene encoding asparagine synthase (glutamine-hydrolyzing); the protein is MCGIAGWVDFERDLSREEATATAMTRTMSCRGPDAEGLWIREHVALGHRRLAVIDLEGGVQPMTAEDGDNHTLASLTFCGEIYNYRELRAELTALGHTFRTSSDTEVVLRGYLQWGADLAVHLNGMFALAVWDPRTEELLLLRDRMGVKPLFYLPTEHGVLFGSEPKAILAHPLAPRRVGAEGLCELLDMVKTPGVGVFSAMHEVRPGHLVRINRQGLATRAYWKLEAQEHTDDLDTTIGTVRGLLEDIVARQMVSDVPLCLLLSGGLDSSTVTALAARFSAAQGLDTVRSFSVDFAQAADRFLPDAVRGMRDAPFVQDVVRHVGSNHTEVVLNSGDLTDPVLRGAVLRAVDAPPAFWGDMWPSLYLLFRAVKEHSTVALSGEAADELFGGYRWFRNPHAVRADTFPWLTSGSTRYFGGLGLLDKGFLDKLDLPGYRQDRYHEALAEVPVLPGESADERVMRKVSYLNLTRFVQTLLDRKDRMSMAVGLEVRVPFCDHRLVEYVFNTPWAMKSFDGREKSLLRAAASDLLPASVTERIKSPYPATQDPLYEQALRAELADIAADANSPVLPLLDRAQVRKIVDRPLGDVSQPYDRGGLEMALWLNAWLTEYDVSLDV
- a CDS encoding FAD-dependent monooxygenase, which produces MSEIPTDFCIVGAGPAGLTLALLLLRSGARVTVLERSRSLEREYRGEILQPGGQSLLHDLGVLDGARARGCYEHDRFLLEENDRILINGDYRKLPGPFNCLLSIPQQHILQELLEQCRTHTKFKYLEATKCSTLITDSAGQVRGAIGRGPAGDQVVHAHCVIGADGRYSKVRRLAGVEYDRMEAFDQDVLWFKLPTDSNLPHDVRIFRAGGNPALAYASYPGNIQIGWTLPHKSYQQQAALGLDHIKAQLCNALPEQADRIQAEITSFKDLSLLDVFSGTAREWAKPGLLLIGDSAHTHGPIGAQGINVAIQDAVAAHPVLLASLRAGNASTDFLNRFATPRRHDIHRMMKIQAMQGKTMLSTGTISSMIRPRMAKLVSHTRLYHTVLNQLAFGNQTIRIRHELFEPGQQTPQ
- a CDS encoding DUF6059 family protein — protein: MVGNRSILHAWSTAEVAACSVSPRWRGKVKVLRSMPCGPSGGHPEWLCPDVPFSAVERELARALLFSRPE
- the istB gene encoding IS21-like element helper ATPase IstB yields the protein MTFPRQRGLTEQAATSAVDQACRMLRLPTIRSQFPELAATAEREQMSYLGFLAELLLAECDDRARRRSERRIKAAGFPRDKSLRKFDFDANPNIDAAMIHTLAKCEWIKKSLPLCLIGDSGTGKSHLLIALGTEAAMAGFRVKYVLATKLVNELVEAADEKQLTKTIARYGRVDLLCIDELGYMELDRRGAELLFQVLTEREEKNSVAIASNESFSGWTKTFTDPRLCAAIVDRLTFGGNIIETGTDSYRLATTRARAEQQAAAV
- a CDS encoding GNAT family N-acetyltransferase produces the protein MTLPHTGRNQAPTAPPALQQRQTHRQLQPRPPPQVAYLGDALVRCSTVRPPTGDNGATATVIARVLPEYRRRGLGTRLYQRALGQARALDAQVIETVVLASNPDGLRFAKQHGFTEVERYLLREDNTVPWIDLRLT